In Treponema pectinovorum, a single genomic region encodes these proteins:
- a CDS encoding glucose-6-phosphate isomerase gives MISWENLDTNDAYKKLQALKGAVSLKKVLEGEKGAKRVKECCVPMGAKLNFNYAAKQVDEKILKLLAELASEAELIEKFEATYNGQIVNTGENRMVLHHLTRGQLGNDVIADNINKRDFYKSEQKRIAEFAQKVHEGKITNAKGERFTTVVQIGIGGSDLGPRAMYLALENWAKANSCFKMQAKFISNVDPDDAQAVLRETDLEHSLFILVSKSGTTLETLTNESFVKKALADAGLNPKNHLLAVTSQTSPLANNPEYLTSFYMDDFIGGRYSSTSGVGGAVLSLAFGPKVFDDFLQGAAEEDKLAKNKDILKNPSLLDALIGIYERNIQGYPATAILPYSQALSRFPAHLQQLDMESNGKSVNRFGEPIDYQTGPAIFGEPGTNGQHSFYQLLHQGTDTIPLQFIAFKKNQCKADITIEGSTSQSKLNANVVAQIAAFALGKDDNDKNKNFAGEKPSSLIYGEQLNPKTLGALLSHYENKVMFQGFLWNINSFDQEGVQLGKTLAKKVLSGQSKDALKAYAELMNL, from the coding sequence ATGATTTCTTGGGAAAATCTTGATACAAACGACGCTTACAAAAAATTGCAGGCGCTAAAAGGTGCTGTAAGCCTTAAAAAAGTGCTCGAAGGCGAAAAAGGTGCAAAACGGGTTAAAGAATGCTGTGTTCCTATGGGTGCAAAGCTTAACTTTAACTATGCTGCAAAGCAGGTTGATGAAAAAATCTTAAAACTGCTCGCCGAACTTGCCAGCGAAGCAGAATTGATTGAAAAATTTGAAGCGACATACAATGGGCAAATCGTAAACACTGGCGAAAATCGAATGGTGCTTCATCATTTGACGCGAGGACAGCTCGGCAACGATGTGATTGCGGACAATATTAACAAGAGGGATTTTTACAAAAGCGAACAAAAAAGAATTGCAGAATTTGCACAAAAAGTTCATGAAGGAAAAATCACGAACGCAAAGGGCGAACGCTTTACGACAGTTGTTCAGATTGGAATTGGCGGTAGCGATTTAGGCCCTAGAGCGATGTATCTTGCGCTGGAAAACTGGGCAAAGGCAAATTCGTGCTTTAAAATGCAGGCAAAGTTTATCTCGAATGTTGACCCAGACGATGCACAGGCAGTTTTAAGGGAAACAGACCTTGAACACTCGCTTTTTATTTTGGTTTCAAAATCTGGCACAACGCTGGAAACGCTTACAAACGAATCCTTTGTAAAAAAAGCACTTGCCGATGCAGGATTAAACCCAAAAAACCACTTGCTTGCAGTAACTTCTCAAACTTCTCCACTCGCAAACAATCCTGAATATCTTACTTCGTTCTACATGGACGACTTTATAGGTGGCCGCTATTCTTCAACTTCCGGAGTTGGGGGCGCAGTGCTTTCGCTCGCATTCGGTCCAAAGGTTTTTGACGATTTTTTACAGGGTGCCGCTGAAGAAGACAAACTTGCAAAAAATAAAGACATATTAAAAAACCCTTCCCTGCTCGACGCACTTATTGGAATTTATGAGCGCAACATTCAAGGCTATCCTGCAACAGCCATTTTACCTTACAGTCAAGCACTCAGCCGATTCCCTGCGCATTTGCAGCAACTTGATATGGAGTCAAACGGAAAAAGCGTAAACAGATTTGGCGAACCTATTGACTATCAAACAGGACCTGCCATTTTTGGCGAACCTGGAACAAACGGTCAGCATTCGTTTTACCAGTTGCTCCATCAGGGAACAGACACGATTCCACTTCAGTTTATCGCCTTTAAGAAAAATCAGTGCAAGGCCGACATTACAATAGAAGGTTCAACAAGCCAAAGCAAACTGAATGCAAATGTCGTAGCACAGATTGCGGCTTTTGCTCTGGGAAAAGATGATAACGACAAAAATAAGAATTTTGCAGGCGAGAAACCGTCCTCGCTGATATACGGTGAGCAATTAAATCCAAAAACTTTGGGTGCACTCCTTTCGCATTACGAAAATAAGGTGATGTTTCAAGGATTTTTGTGGAATATAAACAGTTTTGATCAAGAAGGCGTACAATTGGGAAAAACTCTGGCAAAAAAAGTGCTGTCTGGGCAGAGTAAAGACGCACTAAAAGCCTACGCAGAACTAATGAATTTATAA
- the sufU gene encoding Fe-S cluster assembly sulfur transfer protein SufU produces MDTKELYREILNEHNVNPAHKKTMQEATLTLHGVNPSCGDNIVLYLKTVDGKITDGSFSGSGCAISQASVDMMLDLVIGKTVEQAKKLYEIFMAMILGTADEKDIEQLDEAASLADISKMPSRVKCAQLGWRTLHEMLLTPAKTQELKASASVQHENCKR; encoded by the coding sequence ATGGATACAAAAGAATTATATAGAGAAATATTGAACGAACATAACGTAAATCCCGCACATAAAAAAACTATGCAGGAAGCAACCTTAACTTTGCACGGAGTAAATCCAAGTTGCGGCGATAATATCGTTCTATATTTAAAAACCGTTGATGGAAAAATTACAGACGGCTCTTTTTCAGGTTCAGGGTGTGCTATAAGCCAGGCAAGCGTTGATATGATGCTCGACTTGGTGATTGGGAAAACCGTTGAACAAGCAAAAAAACTCTACGAAATTTTCATGGCGATGATACTGGGAACAGCAGACGAAAAAGATATTGAACAGTTAGACGAAGCCGCATCTCTTGCAGACATATCAAAAATGCCAAGCCGGGTAAAATGTGCACAGTTAGGATGGAGAACGCTCCACGAAATGCTTTTGACACCTGCAAAAACACAGGAATTAAAGGCAAGCGCTTCTGTACAGCACGAAAATTGCAAGCGTTAA